A window of Papilio machaon chromosome 1, ilPapMach1.1, whole genome shotgun sequence contains these coding sequences:
- the LOC106710660 gene encoding C3 and PZP-like alpha-2-macroglobulin domain-containing protein 8 — translation MSQTITVYCFFFILTTSGFVTCLSVVGPRVLRPHTSYKVSIAGSSRAHNLYVAVEREGGPFSQGREVQVPAATSRLLELDIGDPGPGRYRLVARSTSGPQFASSAPLLYQPRSFCIFVQTDKRVYQPEDTINFRVIALDKYLLPLNTSVDVSILDAGGAAIREWAAASLDRGLFADTLTLADQPALGEWTIQVEVRGQKYSQRILVADYVLPKFQMEMNMPKEILFSDGRFNINVTAKHFNGLPVQGELTISAYAVFFSGVLQPVFSTPARKVVDFNGQADVTYDLKTDLDLAEDAARPLVVEAVLEEKDTLIRQNISSRILLLRTPYRLKVTAPDYFKPQLPYIVQIEVVNSSGQVIDTEGEVMVEQLWDDGAPANRTTVPFRKGLATYETVPDAAHNNSTMNLVIKYKEVTERVVNVVSGSGGAAALSVQLLSAAGDSAELSARIAANQPMDLLHYVLVARGDILLAETLELSPGRRSVEVRVPVGRGAAPGCVLLAWAPRLDPAHPLLAAGLYLPRDKLLYNQVSISMASNSGQYRPNGMVEVRAAGGAGGAGGAGARVALLAAPAHSHAAGLAGPLGNGLDLHTIEREVESFSGVRHSVFRNEEHPPGLGLDLAARDPADVFKNAGLVILTDGVVVENDPSGEFAERAAAGLRPALAGPYAFSRLPAPPSPRVYLSVTPHPTWMFSNLTLDNDGKGAMEVWSPATPGKWSMGAFSVHPTLGLGLATPQSFVTSVPLALSAELPDTLQRGETLAIVITLQNSMPTDVTVEVTFHNSDQYFEFEPLENTVETTKKIELFRRVRVSVGGGAAASTAFLVSAVRAGTAPVIVEASGGGLSASLFRTIDVQDGYEEEMWSWTLLDGRRGVARGNVSVWAAAGTRLSGSALLAAGDVLAPALRELRAVPPAAADPAHALRPLATACILLDYLQTTNQDEVSITKEARGQAAAGYQRLMAYRRPDGSFAQELDPEAEGDVYMTAVSARWVSRCARHVSAAPAGGAAARWLAQAQLTDGSWPAPPQARNDPHAQRPLPLAAHAVLALLNAKGSEVLYKEQINKGVEYIARGLAPDLDAYALAVAASALAEARHPQAVLALQMMDKYVNSSDSTLFWSRKLHGSEWRNPWLVGNSLEARAAACGLRALLAARHTERALPVARYLLQHLRPEHVHPDVLDALAQFSEAIKTSKKLRVSVNVTSFEEPRQFNIDDDNALIVQTQLVRSARWASAVTEGRGVALLGLSARGASNVTAAWPRYTLDPRVDRVSTEHRLQLSICVGFVAQGNDTESGLALLTVQLPSGFLADINTITELTSARHVVGARLQRGGARVLAWLRAARAERCATLAAPRVLPAARQRPGWADLVDLADSSHRARVFFSAVSSSACSVCRAWPSCERACGAPALQRAPDSPNAGGALGAPTSPGQGKPNSAPAWQTTLTPIFLTTLLLMR, via the exons ATGTCGCAAACAATTACGGTGTACTGCTTCTTCTTCATCCTGACAACTTCAGGCTTCGTGACATG TTTATCAGTGGTGGGTCCGCGCGTGTTGCGACCACACACATCGTATAAGGTATCGATAGCGGGCAGCTCTCGCGCGCACAACCTATACGTGGCTGTGGAGCGGGAGGGAGGGCCCTTTAGCCAGGGGCGAGAGGTGCAGGTGCCAGCTGCCACCTCCAGGCTGCTAGAACTTGAT ATCGGTGACCCTGGTCCAGGGCGGTATCGCTTGGTAGCGCGCTCTACTTCGGGCCCACAGTTCGCGTCCTCCGCACCGCTGCTCTACCAGCCGCGCAGCTTCTGCATCTTCGTGCAGACTGACAAGCGCGTCTACCAGCCCGAGGACACCATTAACTTTAGAGTTATCGCATTAGATAA GTATCTGTTGCCGCTGAACACATCTGTGGATGTGAGCATCCTAGATGCGGGCGGCGCAGCGATACGCGAGTGGGCGGCGGCGTCGCTCGACCGCGGTCTCTTCGCCGACACACTCACGCTCGCCGACCAGCCCGCACTCGGCGAGTGGACCATACAG GTGGAAGTGCGTGGTCAGAAGTATTCGCAGCGTATCCTGGTAGCAGACTATGTACTGCCTAAGTTCCAAATGGAAATGAATATGCCCAAGGAGATACTCTTCAGTGATGGAAGATTCAACATCAATGTTACCGCTAA GCATTTTAATGGGTTACCAGTACAAGGAGAGCTGACGATATCCGCTTACGCAGTTTTCTTCTCGGGAGTACTTCAGCCGGTGTTTTCAACGCCTGCAAGGAAAGTGGTAGACTTCAACGGCCAAGCTGATGTCACTTACGATCTGAAAACTGACCTCGATCTCGCAGAAGACGCGGCCAGACCTTTAGTAGTCGAGGCCGTACTCGAAGAAAAAGATACATTGATAcgacaaaatatttcatcgAGAATACTTCTTTTGCGAACGCCTTATCGATTGAAAGTTACCGCGCCGGATTACTTTAAACCGCAGCTGCCGTACATTGTTCAG ATCGAGGTGGTGAACTCGAGCGGGCAAGTCATAGACACGGAGGGCGAGGTGATGGTGGAGCAGCTGTGGGACGACGGGGCGCCCGCCAACCGCACCACCGTGCCCTTCCGCAAGGGGCTGGCCACATACGAGACGGTGCCCGACGCAGCACACAATAACTCCACCATGAATTTAGTG ATAAAGTACAAGGAGGTGACAGAGCGTGTGGTGAACGTGGTGAGCGGTTCCGGGGGCGCAGCGGCGCTGAGCGTGCAGCTGCTGAGCGCGGCCGGCGACAGCGCCGAGCTGAGCGCGCGCATCGCCGCCAACCAGCCCATGGACCTGCTGCACTACGTGCTCGTCGCGCGCGGCGATATACTGCTCGCAGAGACACTCGAG CTGAGCCCGGGGCGGCGCAGCGTGGAGGTGCGGGTGCCGGtggggcgcggcgcggcgccggGCTGCGTGCTGCTGGCTTGGGCACCGCGGCTCGACCCCGCGCACCCGCTACTTGCCGCCGGACTCTACCTACCGCGCGACAAACTTCTCTACAACCAG GTGTCAATATCGATGGCTTCGAACTCGGGCCAGTACCGGCCCAACGGCATGGTGGAGGTGCGCGCGGCTGGCGGTGCGGGCGGTGCGGGCGGTGCGGGCGCGCGCGTCGCGCTGCTGGCTGCGCCTGCGCACTCGCACGCGGCAGGCCTTGCCGGACCGCTCGGCAACGGTTTGGATCTGCACACG ATCGAGCGCGAGGTGGAAAGTTTCAGCGGCGTGCGGCACTCGGTGTTCAGGAACGAGGAGCACCCGCCCGGTCTCGGCCTCGACCTGGCCGCCCGCGACCCTGCCGATGTCTTtaag AACGCCGGTCTCGTAATATTGACTGACGGCGTCGTAGTAGAAAACGATCCATCag GAGAGTTTGCAGAGCGCGCGGCGGCGGGCTTGCGGCCGGCGCTGGCCGGACCTTACGCCTTCAGCCGGCTGCCGGCGCCGCCCTCGCCCCGCGTCTATCTCAGCGTCACCCCACACCCCACGTGGATGTTCTCCAACCTCACGCTCGa taacGACGGCAAAGGCGCTATGGAAGTCTGGTCCCCGGCCACTCCAGGGAAGTGGAGTATGGGTGCGTTCTCCGTGCACCCGACGTTGGGGCTGGGCCTGGCGACGCCGCAGAGCTTCGTCACCAGCGTACCGCTGGCGCTCTCCGCCGAGCTGCCCGACACTCTGCAGCGCGGAGAGACGCTCGCCATCGTCATCACCCTACAGAACTCCATGCCCACCGATGTCACCGTCGAGGTCACCTTCCACAACTCCGACCAGTACTTCGAGTTCGAACCCTTAGAGAACACAGTCGAAACGACTAAAA AGATAGAGCTGTTCCGTCGCGTGCGCGTGTCTgtgggcggcggcgcggcggccaGCACGGCGTTCCTGGTGAGCGCGGTGCGCGCCGGCACCGCACCTGTCATCGTCGAGGCCAGCGGCGGCGGACTCTCCGCCTCGCTCTTCCGCACCATTGACGTGCAG GACGGTTACGAGGAGGAGATGTGGTCGTGGACATTGTTGGACGGGCGACGCGGCGTGGCGCGCGGCAACGTGAGCGTGTGGGCGGCGGCGGGCACGCGGCTCAGCGGCAGCGCGCTGCTGGCGGCCGGCGACGTGCTGGCGCCAGCGCTGCGAGAACTGCGCGCCGtcccgcccgccgccgccgaccCTGCGCACGCGCTGCGCCCGCTCGCCACTGCCTGCATACTATTAGACTACTTACAG ACAACGAACCAAGACGAAGTATCTATAACGAAGGAAGCGCGCGGGCAGGCCGCGGCGGGCTACCAGCGGCTGATGGCCTACCGCCGCCCCGATGGCTCCTTCGCTCAGGAACTCGACCCGGAAGCTGAAGgcgacgtata CATGACAGCAGTATCGGCTAGGTGGGTGTCCCGCTGCGCGCGGCACGTGTCTGCGGCGCCGGCGGGCGGTGCGGCGGCGCGCTGGCTGGCGCAGGCGCAGCTCACCGACGGCAGCTGGCCCGCCCCGCCACAGGCACGCAACGACCCGCACGCGCAGCGCCCGTTGCCGCTCGCAGCGCACGCGGTGCTTGCGCTCCTCAATGCTAAG GGTAGCGAAGTGCTGTACAAGGAGCAGATCAACAAAGGCGTGGAATACATAGCGCGCGGTCTCGCGCCCGACCTGGACGCGTACGCCCTGGCGGTGGCGGCCAGCGCACTCGCGGAAGCGCGACATCCGCAGGCCGTTCTCGCGCTGCAGATGATGGACAAATACGTTAACTCGTCTG ATTCGACGTTGTTCTGGTCGCGCAAGCTGCACGGGTCGGAGTGGCGCAACCCGTGGCTGGTGGGCAACAGCCTGGAGGCGAGAGCGGCGGCGTGCGGCCTGCGCGCGCTGCTCGCCGCACGACACACCGAGCGCGCGCTGCCTGTCGCGCGATACCTGCTGCAGCACCTGCGCCCAGAACACGTGCATCCAGACGTC ttggATGCATTGGCACAGTTCTCGGAAGCGATAAAGACGTCCAAGAAGCTCCGCGTGTCGGTGAACGTGACGAGCTTCGAGGAGCCGCGCCAGTTTAACATCGACGACGACAACGCGCTCATTGTTCAAACACAACTG GTGCGCAGTGCGCGGTGGGCGAGCGCAGTGACGGAGGGTCGCGGCGTGGCGCTGCTGGGGCTGTCTGCGCGCGGCGCCAGCAACGTGACGGCGGCCTGGCCGCGCTACACGCTAGATCCGCGCGTCGACCGCGTCTCCACCGAGCACCGCCTGCAGCTCTCCATCTGTGTCGG GTTCGTTGCGCAAGGGAATGATACAGAAAGTGGATTAGCCTTGCTGACGGTGCAGCTACCGTCCGGTTTCCTGGCCGACATCAATACTATTACGGAACTGACG TCTGCGCGGCACGTGGTGGGCGCGCGGCTGCAGCGCGGCGGGGCGCGCGTGCTGGCGTGGCTGCGGGCCGCGCGCGCCGAGCGCTGCGCCACGCTGGCGGCGCCGCGTGTGTTGCCCGCCGCGCGACAGCGCCCCGGCTGGGCGGACCTCGTCGACCTAGCCGATTCCA GTCACCGCGCGCGCGTGTTCTTCTCTGCGGTGTCGTCGAGCGCGTGCTCCGTGTGCCGCGCGTGGCCGTCGTGCGAGCGCGCGTGCGGGGCGCCGGCGCTACAGCGCGCACCCGACAGCCCCAACGCGGGCGGCGCACTCGGCGCTCCCACCTCGCCCGGACAAGGCAAGCCGAATAGTGCGCCCGCCTGGCAAACAACTCTCACACCTATATTCCTCACAACGCTGCTCCTCATGCGGTAG